TTGAAAgatttgttatatttacataCCAGCAACATCTTTGttcttagaataagaaaatccACCATTTTCCCTGAAATTCTCTTCTCCGTACAAAAACATCAACAGCTGTAGGATGTGTTttctctgtaaaataaaatttaaaaaccatataGTCCAGAAATCAAGAAATACAGTTTTAATTTGTAaagatatataatttataaagatGTTTTAGTCTACCAAGACTAAACATACGAAAAAAACCACAAACACAAACAGGATATAAAAAGCAAACACACCACTGGGGTCATTGTCCGTGTGTTAGTAGTGGACACGTATTCCATCAGGAGTGACCGCAATCTAGTCTCGAATCCAGCTTTCTCCATTTTGACAAATCAATCAAACTTTGCAAACAAGGTTCCAACAAAAGCGTGTGTTTTGGTGTTGTTTGACAACGGTAATAACTcgcaacgtttgtgacgtcatgatATTATGATGCGTTTCAATAGGGATGAAggtaaaaacaaaaccaaaaaggTCATTTTCCGACtatgaatttatataaaatatttttgaatatgtTATACTGGTATATAGCGATTATATAGTGAATCAAAGTGCAATGATTTGAACTTATATTTGATGTCCAACAATAGGCTAAAATTtgcggggtttttttcttcatcaatTCGAGCTCGTTTGTATAATTGCTTTCTCCCAATACTGTCCTTCTATCTGTCAAGTTGTTTCGGTATTTTATTTCTGTTGCAATTAGATccataatgtttaaattttgaagttCATTTTCTGGTGCTCTGATGCTTGACAGTAGATTAAATCCCTCAGGGTGGAATTAAGAaatttccaggggggggggggggtcatgtgaattttttttaatggcaaaTGATCGGGGACACTTAACAATTGAAACTTTGAGTATAAGGGAAGAGGGGAAGGGAGGATCgaaaaatcttgaaaagcaaGGAAAAAACTGTGAGAGATTCTTGAGATTCTTAAAGAACGTGTTGTATTCACATAATAATCGAACGATTTGTTAGGAAAAAACAAGTATTCACGGTATATGATAGAAAATCATAtggtttttataaataaaaacagggACGTTTATATACATAGTATATGCATGTACGTCCCTGATAAAATGAACCCTTGTTTTTTCACAAGTTATGAAATTTTTTGCAACATCCAACTTTTACAACttttaatctgtaaataaaGAGTTCGACACTGGTTGGTGACTTTTATAAATGGTCAAAACTagcacacacaaaaaaaaatcaataggccttgtacatgtatatgttcttTCGGTGACATTGTTCAAATCGCAAAATGTCAAATACCACCTTCAACTATCATTTTGTCATCGTGTTCTTTTTTTAAGTTCAAACCATGCTGATTTCCCACCACTTATTTgcacaaaattatttaaattgatatatttcagGTCATTCGGGTCTTTCGGGTCTTTAGTGATtcaggttaaaaaataaagatggcGGCCCCCACATTATCACACTCGGCAATGCAAGGCTCTTTAAAAAACCAAATGCGAgccaaacaacaacaacaaaagaagaaaaagaaaatggtgTTATGTACTCCATATGTTACTCACAGGTAAACTTTTGGAGTTTTCGttgttatttctaaaattttgtataaaacGGGTGACATTTATGCATTCGACTGTGTATCCTGTGTATTGCGACTCGTACCCAAACAGAATAATAATCCATTGGTCGGGTGGTAAACATTGATACATGggttgtaaatgtaaaaaataatctgTTAAGGTTAggttttgatatatttacaataactaagAAATTATGGGATAAATGAATGTAGATTTTTGATAATATAATGCCATCTCCTAAAAGTTTGCCAAAGATCGAGGTTCATATCaacatttgatagaaaatttCTGTTTACATGCAATCTTTTCTTTGAAAATCGATTtaatatattgacaaatttttaaattcttctcACTCTTTGATGGCAGGCGTAATATTATAACAGAAGTCATTTTTTACTTGAACAAAATGATTACAAGTCTGTTTGGGTACGAGTCGGTTTGGTTACGATTGACTGTAATTCTTGAATGCTGGCTTCAGATACAGAGCCTGATCAAGATTATCAAGTATTAGCATTTgaaaaaagcaaagaaaaataaaatgccaaaaCCTTACACTTGAATGGTCAATATATTGAATAACATGTAATAGCATATTCATCATATACATGATATAGGGCTAAATTTGAATTCAAACTGTGGTCTTGTTTTTTCCAAGGCTATGCTTTGAGCATTTAAGAAGTGTTACTGTATACTTATGATGCAATGTAATATTACCAGTACATGTTAGatataataatgattaaattttttcagAATTAGTTTACCAGAAGAAGCACAAGAGAAGATTTTACAAAAACTGGTTGAGTAAGTAACATACTTGTATTTCTATTGATCAAAAACCAACACCTATTCTGCTTCATTGACATATAAAACTCATGTATCTATGTAcgtgaatatatatatgtaacataccaccatttaattatttaaaactacGATAATCATTGATAAATTCCCCTGTTGTTTTCTGTGTGATGAATTTTGATACATCTCCTGTGTTTAAGCATTCATTTGATCATGTTGATATTAATGTAAATGTGATATTACcgtatttgaatttctttttgcACTTTTATTTTCAGAGCAATAAAACCTTTAGGCATAGCagaagagagagaggagagacgGAAACAGAAAATCCTAAACCAGCAAAGACTTCGGAAGGAAAGAAAGCTGAAACAACAGGACCAAAAGACAGATCAAACAAATGGCAGTGAAAAGAATTTATCTGGTCAGGGGGGTAGGGGGCAAAGCTCAGAAGAAacagaaaagagagagagaggaccGGAAAGTGAGACTGATGGCCACGAATCGACCAAGCCTTCATTTGAGGGACAGGGAGACGTCCATAGTAAAATGAGCATAGCAAGGTAGTGATGTATAAAGATAgtcatttcatttttctttattttatgaaGAATCTGATCCATTTATCTGTAAACGTTGCATATGACGCAGTGCCGCATTCATGTATTGTCAAAGATATTCAATCTGTATTTTTTGAGAACAacttttcgtggatttcgttgagTTGATACTCAAATTAGAATGTTCATTGATTCAGAAATGCAATATCTGATAACATAtggtattgataggatcatttgACATATCCATGAAATCTGTGATTTTTACTTAATCCAATATAAgttgatgcccttgaatattaataaaatcatagtatACTGCAAGTGCCGTATCTTTCATTGACATTActcaatcttattaaaattagaTTTGTATATCCACTTTTCTATGGTACACTTTACTTGTATAGGATATTGTAGAGGAGCAGATATACAAgtcttattttatttgtttactaCCGGTAATCGCTTTGTAAAATGGTGTCAAGCACTAGGATAAGCATATTTTCAGGTTGATTTGTGATAAACTATAGGAGATTTATATTGCGATTTAACTGTTAAAAGCTTTTAGAAGTTGAGTtgtcaaaattgatattgaaatattttctatgaCTACAACTTAACAAATGAAAATTCTTATCAAAGCAATTTgacattttagattttttttttcaaaaaatgctaTCAAATGTTTAACCATTctaaactacatgtaacaaattTTAGGAGAAAAATCTGTTTTGGAATTAATGAAGTCATCAAAGGATTGGAGAAAGATCAAATGCGATTGGTTCTGGCCTGCCATTCCTGTAAGCCAGAGATGCTAACACAGCATATGATTGGCTTAGCTGCCACAAGGAATTGTCCTGCCACAATCATTTCCAATTTAAGCACAACACTCTGTCCCATACTAAAGATTTCATCTCTAATGGCCTTAGGAATAAAGGTGAGATGAATTTTCCCCAGAAATTTTCTAACAACAGTAATCAGTTCCAAActagaaaatttaaaacaattaacatGTACAGTAGATTTAACTCGCAGATCTCAAGTTCAAATACACTAGGGACTGTTAATTTTACAGATAAATTTTTCGAAGATtttaccccccaaaaaaattatttaggtttTGCTTGTCATTTTCAAGTCTAGTGCATGGTAGCTTGCCACATctcaaaagaataaaaatgcaaaatttttccccaaagatgTGGAGGACCTTTAAACAGAATCTTACTGAATTTGTTTTATCTGCTTTAGAAATCAGAGACAGAAGAGACCAGCCCATTGGATGAAGCTGTTGAATTTGTGTCAGGTCTTATCCCAGAGCAAACTGTGCCTTGGATAGAGAAACTATCCAGTGAAAAAGGACCAATCACAGACCTTGATACAGGAAGTGGGAAGGAAGAAGATGTCTCATTAGCTGAATCAGCCTCAACTACGGTATCCAAGGATACCGAACCACTAAATACACAAAAGACTGCGCCAGATACAGATTATTCCAGATTTTATGTGTACAAGAATTCTGCCTccaatttgaaatgttttggaGCAGATTTCATCCCATTTTCAAATGAGAGTGCAACCAAAGAGGTGAAAATGATTCCAGAGTTTGGGCATAAAAGGAAACATAAAGCTGAGGTCAAAGATCTGGCTAAATTCAGGAAATATCAATCCACTGGGTACATGCCAGTGTTTGGGAATGAACAAAAAGTCAAAAAGtccaaaaaaagaaaacgaaacaaaaataaatgaatatgccTGAAATAATGTGTTCTTGATACTTTTAAATAGAGAGCCCTTGTTGCagctacatgtaattgaaaagttaTTGAATCATTCATATTGGAGAGTGTGAAGCCGAAACTGGCTGCTATAAATTAGAATAAGTAACTTGATCTCTTCAAGAAACTTTTCTCGTGAACGCCTGGTGCCTGTCCTTGAAAATtgaataatgtttaataaaGTTCAATCAAACCTTGGTATGAGTATAAGCAAGCGATTTCACTGTAGAAAATGTTGAAGTTTTGCAAGTCTTGGAAATATTaccactgatttttttttatcctttttccGGAATTTTCGGTATTTGTAAAGCCATAAAGtgttatttaatgaataaaaattccatGCATTATAGTTAGAAAATTTCGATAATTTgctatattttcaatttatacatgtatataaaactctctatcatatacatgtatatatattatacatctAGTATACAAATAACCGCAACTATCTATCCCTTAGATAGTCAGTGGAGTGTGTGCTCACAATTTAGCTGCTTAAGTTTCGACTAatccattcaaattttagatcaAATAAAGCACAAAAAAACACCAATAAACGATTCCGGGGTAAATGTAAGACCAAATTATGATACTAGTATAGATGAGATATCATCCGGGTATGCTATCACATAAATTAAAACAGACACAGCTGAGAATTTTGATCTTTCAAAATATCTGAAGTCAGATTACTCTGCTCAAGTCAAGAAACATTTGTAAAAGCGTATGTTGATTATTTAAGCCCTTGAGCAATTTATCGACCAAATGTCTCGGAAACCCTACTCGCAGGTAGTTTTCCTTATGGTACATAAAGTCTCGGTGCCACATCAACAACTAGTATTACTTTGACATCAAGACATGGCGCATGGAATGTTGGACCACTTTCAAAGCAAGGGTTAAATCGAAGTGTTCGTTCACATGGCAACACTGAGAACAATCTGGTAGAGAGTCACATGGGTAAAACTATTAATTGCAAGAAACCGGCAACGTTTTGCGGCACTTCCTCATCGATAGACTATAGAGCTCATTTTGAAGTTTGCTGTTGTATTAATCTATAGAAGTTTCGACAGAAGAGCTTATACTTGGCAGCATCTTTAAGAGGACAAGCGCAGACTGTCCTCGGAAACAAGAAAACTGGTAAAGGCTAGGTTTGCACCTCAGTTCTGTTAATCAAACCGAGTCGTACTTAGCAATGTTGAGGAAAAAAAGCCTAAAAGAGACAAAGACTTTACGAGAGCTCTAGAAGCATACGTCGCTCGACTCATCTTGCACGCCCTACGGCACAAAGGGATGTAACTGAGATGATTGCCAAACTTAAGATCAGTATATTGATTTGCTGTCAGATTTTGACATGCGACTACGTATTTAACAGTCTCGCCCAAAATCTCTGAATGATGCTGTTAGATTATAGCAGTCGAAATAGAGATGTTCTGCAGAGCCGAGCGTCAACGTTGGCACATGTGTGTCGGATTTGCTCGAGTCGCTACAAACGACGTGGTAGATACATGCAAATATGTCTTCTGAACACAGTAGCATTGGTGTGAAGGAAGAAATTATAAAGTTTCGCCAGGGAATTCAACATGCAGTCCATGAGAGATCTGgagaataaaatatcaaaattatatatatatcgtatCTGCAAGTAAGGGATCAGCTAAGGCAAGTTAAATGATGCCGATGTAAAGCATGTCACCATCGGTGGTTTCCCTTTCAATTACCATCACTGCGGAAGGCGTGggcataaattcaaaatttgttttatgagGTCAACCAAGAGCTGACTCAAAAGaatatggtgttccgatggggccacttcgaccttcgcactttcgcctttaggtcgaggtgctagagtgcgaagttgcgacggcgaaagtgcgacggcgaaggagcgaagatgcgacggcgaagcgcgaagatgcgaaggcgaaagtgagaagttgcgaaggcgaagaagcgatactactatcgctccttcgcaacttcgcactctcgccttcgcatcttcgccttcgcctttttataattgtcGAGCTCTTTATCGTTTaattaaagacaattttagctgtataaaaggacatctgaggcagaggatgaactttttaaaatttat
This is a stretch of genomic DNA from Crassostrea angulata isolate pt1a10 chromosome 4, ASM2561291v2, whole genome shotgun sequence. It encodes these proteins:
- the LOC128182590 gene encoding ribonuclease P protein subunit p38-like; translated protein: MAAPTLSHSAMQGSLKNQMRAKQQQQKKKKKMVLCTPYVTHRISLPEEAQEKILQKLVEAIKPLGIAEEREERRKQKILNQQRLRKERKLKQQDQKTDQTNGSEKNLSGQGGRGQSSEETEKRERGPESETDGHESTKPSFEGQGDVHSKMSIARRKICFGINEVIKGLEKDQMRLVLACHSCKPEMLTQHMIGLAATRNCPATIISNLSTTLCPILKISSLMALGIKKSETEETSPLDEAVEFVSGLIPEQTVPWIEKLSSEKGPITDLDTGSGKEEDVSLAESASTTVSKDTEPLNTQKTAPDTDYSRFYVYKNSASNLKCFGADFIPFSNESATKEVKMIPEFGHKRKHKAEVKDLAKFRKYQSTGYMPVFGNEQKVKKSKKRKRNKNK